The stretch of DNA CAGGGTTCGTACCTGGTTCCACCTGGAACCAGGTGCCCCATTCGTCGATGATTAGGCCAACCCGTTTCTTTGGATCGTACTGATCCATGATCGCCGAGTGGCGAGCAATCAGTTCGTCCATCCGGAGCGCCTGCTGCATGGTTTCGAACCATTCTGCTTCGTCGAAGCCAACCGCCGGACGCTTGATCTCAAAACCGCCGGGTACGGTGTAATAGTGAAGACTGAGGCCGTCCATATGCCCGCCAGCTTCGCGCATCAGCGTTTCCGTCCAATTATAGTCATCCGCATTTGCACCCCCGGCTATCTTATAAATGCGATTCTCACCATAATTGCGTACATAGGTCTGAAACCTGCGGTATTCGTCGGCATAATAGTTGGGGCGCATATTGCCTTTCGCAGCCCCAGTTTTCATTTCCAACACCAAAGTACTTCAGCTTCCAAGGCTTCTCTCGGCCGTTTGCCTTCCTCCAATTAGCCATTGGCGACTCGCCGTCATAAGTCATGTATTCGACCCACTCCTGCATCTCCTGAACCGTCCCGCTGCCAACATTTCCACAGATGTAAGGCTCTGCACCGAGCAGCTCGCATAGGTCAAAAAATTCATGTGTGCCGAAATGGTTATTTTCCACAACACCGCCCCAGTGCGTATTAACCATGCGTTTGCGCTGCTCCCTTGGACCGATGCCATCCTTCCAGTGATACTCATCAGCAAAGCAGCCGCCCGGCCAGCGAAGGCCCTTAACCCTTGATCGCGCCGGCAATCATGCTTTTCTGAACCTGTTTATTGAGCAGCAAATAAATAACAATCGTCGGAATGGTTGTAATCATCAGCCCTGCCCCAATGATCCCCCACTGTGTAATATAAGTTCCTACCATCGACATCATCCCCACCGTCAGTGTCTGATAGGAAGTCTTGTTAATGAATGTGACTGCGAACATCAGCTCATTCCAGCAGGAAAGGAACGTAAAGATCGCGACCGTAGCTATGGCAGGCCGAACCAATGGTAATATAATGGAGAAGAATGTTCGATAGATGCCGCATCCGTCCATGACAGCGGCTTCCTCCAGCTCTCGGGGAATCCCTCTAAAAAAGCTGCCAAGAATAAACACGGCCATCGGAATTCCAAACGCAACATAAGGGATAATCAATGACCAATAACTGTTCAGCAAACTTAAGCTTTTCAAGACCATAAACAAAGGCAGCAAGGCTGCATGAATGGGTACCATCATCCCAAGCAGAATCGTCGTCATGGTTAAATTGCTTAACTTCCAGTTCATTCTCGTGATCGCGTAACCTGTCATAGAGGATAGGATCAACACAAGGATAATAGATACCGCTGTTACCAGCACACTATTGAAAAAATAAGTTAATACATGACCATCCGACAAGGCCTTGGTATAGTTACTCCAGAGAAATTTCTTAGGGAGTCCCACCACATCCCCGCTGAATATCTCGCTATTGTCCTTAAGTGAGAAAAAGGCCAGCCAAATGAGTGGATATATCTGCGTGATCGCAACAAGGACTAGCATCCCCTGCAGCAATATTCTTCCAATATATTGTGGTTTTTTGGGTAACACCACTTCGGCAGTACTCACATTTCTCACCCCTATTCTGTTTTGAAAAATTTATTAATGATAATTGTGAATACTAAACATTCCGCGATAATGAAGACGGATATTGCACTGCCATAGCCGTATCGGTAAGTATCGAAAATCGTTGTATACATTAAAGTGCTCGGTACTTCGGTGCTATAAAAGGGGCCGCCACCTGTCAGTACATAAATCAGATCAAACACTTTGAATGCACCAATGACCGAAAAGACAAGGCATACTTTAAGAATAGGCTTCATTAGCGGAATTGTGATCAAGAAGGCCGTACGCACGCGGGAAGCCCCGTCAATTTTGGCAGCTTCAAAAATGTCCTGCGATATCGACTTTGCACCAGCATACATAAGCAGCATATGATAGCCGATATACTGCCACAAGGTAGGAATAAACGAAGCGATAAGTGCCGTTTTCTTCTGTCCAAGCCAATCCTGCGCCAGATCGGAAAGACCTACGCTTTTCAGCAATGAATTCAAAAGACCATAATCCGCATTATAGATTTTAGACCAGAGCTGAGCGATAACTACAGTGGAGATCAATACGGGAATAAAATATACCGTACGGTAAAACCCCTCTCCCTTAACGTTGGAAGCGAGGATAAGCGCAAGCAACAAAGAGATGGGCAATTGAATAAAAATAGAGGCTGCTGCAAACAACAAGGAATTTTTCATGGAATTTAATGCCCTTGAATCCGTGAACATCTCAACATAGTTGTGAAGTCCGATAAATGTGCCTTTGCCGACACCATTCCAATCCAGCACACTATAATAACTGGAGACGAAGATCGGAACTAACACAATAGCACAAAAGATGAGAAGGGTAGGAAGAACAAATATAGCAATGGCTGTTTTATTAGAAAATACAGAATTCATTGTCGTTCTCCTCTCAAAAACGTGGTCAGGGGTGCCCCCTGACCACATCTCGTTTGGGTTTTATCAAAAAATGATCAGAGGCTTAGTTCTGTCGGTTTAAGCTGTGCCATCTGTTTGCAGAATTGTTCAGGGGTTATGTCGCCTGCCAAAAGCTGCGCAATTAAGTTTTTATGGGCTTCTGCGGAGTCAGCAGGGAGAATGTTATCCCACCATGCAATAAACGAAGTCGCTGTTTTCATAATATCTGCGCTAGACAGGTCAAGCGTGGAAAGCCCAGAGGTATCAAGTCCGTCCGTATTCCAGCTTGGGAGCCCTGCACCAGCTAGATACCCTTTCGTGCCAAGTTGTTCACTCAGGTACTTAAGGAATTCAACAGCTTCTTTGGGATGCTTGGTGTTTTTGCTGACATAGAAGCCGTCTACAGCTCCGCCAAATATTTCAGTGTTTTTGCCCTTACCATCCTCAAAGACAGGGAAGGGAATGACCTTGACCTTACCTTTGACGGCCGAGGACGGATCTTCTATCCCCGCATTCACCCAGTTGGCTTGGAACATCATGGCCCCGCTCCCTGCATTAAATGCGCCAAGCATTTCATCATAACTCATGCTGAACATGCTGGTGTTAAATGCGCCTTTCTTTGCCAGCTCTTGCATTTTCGTTGCTGCCGCCACAAAGTCCGGCGAATTCCATTTCGAAGGATCCTTAAATGCTTCCATAACCGCCGCATTGCCTGCCTGGCGCATTGCAATGATATCGTACCAATACATGCCGGGCCACCGATCCTTCTCTCCGATCAGAGCCGGTGTAATTCCCGCCGCTTTTAATTTATCCACGGCATCAAGCAGTTCCGAATAGGTTGTGGGCAGCTTAGCCCCCGCTTTTTCAAATAATTCAGTATTCACATACAGATTCGCGATATGGGTGTAGACAGGCAGTGTATAAATTTTCCCGTTGTTTTCAATGGCTTTCGCCATGCCTGGACCCATTCTGGATTTGATATCGTCTGTTAAATAGCTAGTAATTTCAAGAACATTACCGGAGTCAATATAGGGCTGCATAAAGCTGCCCCCGCCCATACCATAGAAGATGTCTGGAGCTTCACCTGCAGCGATAGATGTTTTAATTTTGGTCTTATATTGCTCCCCTGTCGTACCTGTTCGTTCAATTTGAATGCCGGGGTGTTCGCTGTTCCATTTCTCGATGATTTGCGGCAATAATTTTGCAGACGGGTCCGTGTTGCCTACAGACTGGTCCCAGAGTGTCAGCTTGATGGAATCGCTTTCATTAGATGGCGTGCTATCTGCTGATTCAGACGAACAAGCCGCGATGCTCCCTGCCAGTCCTACAGCCAAAATGATGCCGAACGTTCTTTTTATTAACGCTTTCATCCTTTGCCCTCCCTATGAATATTTGCTGTTTCTATAACAAATTCTAGGTAAATCTCCCCTCTATCTCCATTCAAAATACAGACATCTCCTTTTAAAATTCAAACATCTTTCTGTCATCATCTATTATTTCTATATTCATTAAGGGATCGGCCGGTATTCTTCTTAAATAAGATGCTGAAGTAGTGCGGATCTGTAATCCCAACCTGTACACCGATCTCGTATCCTTTCAGATTCGTCTGCTTTAGTAAGGTTTCTGCCCTTTTCATCCGTATATTCGTAAGATACTCGACAAAGGTCTGCCCGGTCTCCTTCTTCATAAGCCGCCCCAAATGGCCTGAACTGACAAAAAATGTTGCCGCCGTGCTCGCTAGTCCTACTTCTGGATTGCTTAGGTTGTTTTCAAGATACTCTTTCACCTGGCTTATTAGGTTGCCTTCTTTGGTTTGTCTCCTTGAGCCGATCGCCCTGGAAACATGAAGAATATAACTCTCCAATGTGCGGATTAATTCCGGAAGATGATCAGCTGTGAGGATAGAGATCAGAGACTCTTTATTAAAAACATAGTTTTCGTCTTCAATCTGCTGCTCTATCGCTGCCCGCTGACATGCTGTGATGACATCCATCGCCGCCATACGAAACTCCGATACACTGGAGAATGGAACGTTAAAAATATCACCCAATGCCTGAGACGCACGTTCAGAAGAACCGACGCTGATATAGAACTGAAGCTGCTGAAGAAGGCCCGGGTTGGACCGGTACTGCTGCTCACCGCGTTCAACGATATCTTCGAAGCAAATAACCTGGTTTACCCCTACGAAAGCTTGATAATTGAGGGCACGACAGGCTTCCTGATATCCCAAACATACTTTTTCTATGTCTTCATATTTCCGCCCGATACCGA from Paenibacillus sp. CAA11 encodes:
- a CDS encoding carbohydrate ABC transporter permease, whose product is MSTAEVVLPKKPQYIGRILLQGMLVLVAITQIYPLIWLAFFSLKDNSEIFSGDVVGLPKKFLWSNYTKALSDGHVLTYFFNSVLVTAVSIILVLILSSMTGYAITRMNWKLSNLTMTTILLGMMVPIHAALLPLFMVLKSLSLLNSYWSLIIPYVAFGIPMAVFILGSFFRGIPRELEEAAVMDGCGIYRTFFSIILPLVRPAIATVAIFTFLSCWNELMFAVTFINKTSYQTLTVGMMSMVGTYITQWGIIGAGLMITTIPTIVIYLLLNKQVQKSMIAGAIKG
- a CDS encoding carbohydrate ABC transporter permease; the protein is MNSVFSNKTAIAIFVLPTLLIFCAIVLVPIFVSSYYSVLDWNGVGKGTFIGLHNYVEMFTDSRALNSMKNSLLFAAASIFIQLPISLLLALILASNVKGEGFYRTVYFIPVLISTVVIAQLWSKIYNADYGLLNSLLKSVGLSDLAQDWLGQKKTALIASFIPTLWQYIGYHMLLMYAGAKSISQDIFEAAKIDGASRVRTAFLITIPLMKPILKVCLVFSVIGAFKVFDLIYVLTGGGPFYSTEVPSTLMYTTIFDTYRYGYGSAISVFIIAECLVFTIIINKFFKTE
- a CDS encoding extracellular solute-binding protein yields the protein MKALIKRTFGIILAVGLAGSIAACSSESADSTPSNESDSIKLTLWDQSVGNTDPSAKLLPQIIEKWNSEHPGIQIERTGTTGEQYKTKIKTSIAAGEAPDIFYGMGGGSFMQPYIDSGNVLEITSYLTDDIKSRMGPGMAKAIENNGKIYTLPVYTHIANLYVNTELFEKAGAKLPTTYSELLDAVDKLKAAGITPALIGEKDRWPGMYWYDIIAMRQAGNAAVMEAFKDPSKWNSPDFVAAATKMQELAKKGAFNTSMFSMSYDEMLGAFNAGSGAMMFQANWVNAGIEDPSSAVKGKVKVIPFPVFEDGKGKNTEIFGGAVDGFYVSKNTKHPKEAVEFLKYLSEQLGTKGYLAGAGLPSWNTDGLDTSGLSTLDLSSADIMKTATSFIAWWDNILPADSAEAHKNLIAQLLAGDITPEQFCKQMAQLKPTELSL